In Luteitalea sp. TBR-22, one genomic interval encodes:
- a CDS encoding serine/threonine-protein kinase, with product MLTPGEVLDGRYEILELLARGGMGAVYRARRVVLGDEVAVKMLSTPDDASLRERFLRESRAAAQLRHPHIVGVLDYDVDAAGRPFLVMEYLNGPSLLQRLAVDRVLPHEEVVDIAAPLCSALQLAHDAGVVHRDLKPANVVSHEYMPGRYVHKVVDFGLVNVREIAGALKLTLDRQFLGTVHYASPEQLRGEEVDARADIYSFCAMLYELLTGRPPFSHDDPFVIITHHLTREPQPLRDFVPGVPAGLEAVILQGLAKDRAKRPGSMEVLARALRESSSPGSTVAGGAAPRPAPTGPPSIRGYELGAPLSKGRLGSQIYLGTHQALGTSVAIRVLRREDVADWDAARERFIREARAMQVNHPNVMHVRDFGEEPDYVYVVTDLVLGDSLAQRLEKDGPLAWPVLQSFVHQLVDGVAALHRRGAFICGITPLTTRLTIEDGEERLLVSSGGVSQVQDLLDTVSVGALRGTELRESELPFVAPEVLMGEPLSIAGDLFTIGALAYTMATGSPPFVEPSLPQLLGAMLRERPEPLATVRADVPEAFATAIMKTLSPVPAERPADARALGLMLP from the coding sequence GTGCTCACGCCCGGCGAGGTCCTCGACGGTCGTTACGAGATCCTCGAACTGCTCGCCCGCGGCGGCATGGGCGCCGTCTACCGCGCCCGCCGCGTCGTCCTCGGCGACGAGGTCGCCGTGAAGATGCTCTCGACCCCGGACGACGCCTCGCTCCGGGAGCGGTTCCTGCGGGAGAGCCGGGCCGCTGCCCAGCTCCGCCACCCGCACATCGTCGGCGTGCTCGACTACGACGTCGACGCGGCCGGCCGTCCCTTCCTTGTGATGGAGTACCTCAACGGCCCGAGCCTGCTGCAGCGGCTGGCCGTCGACCGCGTGCTGCCGCACGAGGAGGTGGTCGACATCGCCGCCCCGCTGTGCAGCGCGCTCCAACTCGCCCACGACGCCGGCGTCGTCCACCGCGACCTGAAGCCGGCAAACGTCGTCAGCCACGAGTACATGCCGGGCCGCTACGTGCACAAGGTCGTCGATTTCGGCCTGGTGAACGTGCGCGAGATCGCCGGCGCCCTGAAGCTCACCCTCGACCGGCAGTTCCTCGGCACGGTGCACTACGCGTCGCCCGAGCAACTGCGGGGCGAGGAGGTCGACGCGCGCGCCGACATCTACAGCTTCTGCGCGATGTTGTACGAACTGCTCACCGGTCGCCCGCCGTTCTCGCACGACGACCCGTTCGTGATCATCACGCACCACCTCACCCGCGAACCGCAGCCGTTGCGCGACTTCGTGCCCGGCGTCCCCGCGGGCCTCGAAGCGGTGATCCTGCAAGGACTGGCCAAGGACCGCGCGAAGCGCCCCGGGTCGATGGAGGTGCTGGCGCGGGCGTTGCGCGAATCGTCGTCGCCGGGGAGCACGGTGGCCGGCGGCGCGGCACCGCGGCCCGCACCGACCGGACCGCCGAGCATTCGCGGCTACGAACTGGGCGCGCCCTTGTCGAAAGGCCGGCTCGGCAGCCAGATCTACCTCGGCACGCATCAGGCGCTCGGCACGTCGGTGGCCATCCGCGTGCTCCGTCGCGAGGACGTGGCCGACTGGGACGCCGCGCGGGAACGGTTCATCCGCGAGGCGCGCGCCATGCAGGTGAACCACCCCAACGTGATGCACGTGCGCGACTTCGGCGAGGAGCCCGACTACGTGTACGTGGTCACCGACCTCGTGCTCGGCGACAGCCTCGCGCAGCGCCTCGAGAAGGACGGTCCGCTCGCCTGGCCCGTGCTGCAGTCGTTCGTGCACCAACTGGTGGACGGTGTCGCCGCACTGCACCGGCGCGGCGCGTTCATCTGCGGGATCACGCCGCTGACGACGCGGCTCACGATCGAGGACGGGGAGGAGCGCCTGCTGGTGTCGTCGGGCGGCGTGAGTCAGGTGCAGGATCTGCTCGACACGGTCAGCGTCGGCGCGCTGCGCGGCACGGAGTTGCGAGAGTCAGAGCTGCCGTTCGTCGCGCCGGAAGTGCTCATGGGCGAACCCCTGTCGATAGCCGGCGACCTGTTCACCATCGGCGCGCTCGCCTACACGATGGCGACCGGATCGCCGCCGTTCGTGGAGCCGTCGCTGCCGCAGTTGCTCGGCGCGATGTTGCGGGAACGACCGGAGCCGCTCGCCACGGTTCGCGCCGACGTGCCTGAGGCCTTCGCGACGGCGATCATGAAGACCCTCTCGCCCGTGCCTGCCGAGCGCCCTGCCGATGCGCGCGCCCTGGGGCTGATGCTGCCGTGA
- a CDS encoding ABA4-like family protein, whose product MTPFELSNVVVLPFWALMILAPLWSVTRRLIGSPWIVAPPALIYLATLVPVASIVLPAVVNPVPAEIAALLGTPTGTALAWAHFVAFDLFVGRWIYCDSRSRLYSPWWVSPVLVLTLLVGPVGLLLYLSVRSIVGGGNVAADPA is encoded by the coding sequence ATGACGCCGTTCGAGCTGAGCAATGTCGTCGTCCTTCCGTTCTGGGCGCTGATGATCCTGGCGCCGCTGTGGTCGGTCACCCGGCGGCTCATCGGGTCGCCATGGATCGTCGCGCCGCCGGCACTCATCTATCTCGCGACGCTCGTGCCGGTGGCCTCGATCGTCCTGCCCGCCGTGGTCAACCCGGTGCCGGCCGAGATCGCCGCCCTGCTCGGCACCCCGACGGGCACCGCGCTGGCCTGGGCCCATTTCGTCGCCTTCGACCTGTTCGTGGGTCGCTGGATCTATTGCGACAGCCGCAGCCGGCTGTACTCGCCGTGGTGGGTCTCCCCGGTGCTCGTGCTGACGCTCCTCGTGGGGCCTGTCGGGCTGCTGCTGTACCTGTCAGTCCGCAGCATCGTCGGGGGCGGGAATGTCGCTGCCGATCCTGCGTGA
- a CDS encoding DEAD/DEAH box helicase → MTRMPHPTAALRPFHPIVARWFAAAFPEPTPPQAKGWPVIARGDHTLLLAPTGSGKTLTGFLWAINRLMFEPPPDTRDRCRVLYLSPLKALAVDVERNLRAPLAGISRLAREDGVPHHLPEVAIRTGDTPAADRARFQRHPADILITTPESLYLLLTSNARDVLRGIHTVILDEIHAMVATKRGAHLALSLERLAHVSRAPFQRVGLSATQRPLEEVARFLGGAADAASSTPDSRLPTPAPSAEGEIHDQFAAGGGPAPWRPVTIVDAGRKRQLSLHIEVPVEDMARLTQVEAITSGPAAAGPQAPSIWAAIHPRLLEVIRAHTSTLLFVNSRRLAERLAAAINELAGETLVRAHHGSLAREQRVEIEDALKAGRLRGLACTSSLELGIDMGAVDLVVQIEAPPSVASGLQRIGRAGHRVDATSEGLIFPKYRGDLLACAAAVRAMREGRVEATHMPRNPLDVLAQQIVAMVAMDDWPVDALFARVRQAAPFASLARPIFDGVLDMLSGRYPSDEFAELRPRLTWDRVAQTLTTREGARRVAIANAGTIPDRGLYGVFLAGASAGTARVGELDEEMVFESRVGETFLLGASTWRIEDISHDRVLVSPAPGEPGKMPFWKGDGPGRPLEFGREIGALVRQLRRESPEAAATRLVEEHDLDERAASNLVQYLAEQDEATGAVPDDRTIVIERVRDELGDWRLCLLSPLGGQVLAPWAMAVMARLREQYGYDVETMWADDGFVVRFPEGDEPPDPQWLVPDADEVESLVLRQLGSTSLFAARFRECAGRALLLPRRRPGKRAPLWQQRKRAQDLLGVAARYGSFPILLETYRECLRDVFDIPALIETLRAVQARQVRVVHVETPTPSPFAASLLFGYVANYLYDGDAPLAERRAQALTIDQSQLQALLGSAELRDLLDADALSALEAQLQCLLPEYRARTLDGLHDLLLRIGDLSPQQVRARVVDEVPVDAGDQLVRARRAVWLTIGGESRLVAIEDAARYRDALGVPLPQGVPESLLGAQPQALRDLVSRYARTHGPFTTDDVAARFGLGRSTADLALRALLGEGRLLEGEFRPGGQHQEWCDAQVLSTVRRRSLARLRHAVEPVEMPVLGRMLTQWQGVTRPRRGLDALLDVIETLQGVPLPASLLEREILPARIERYQPSDLDALISAGEIVWTGVEPLGEHDGRVALYLTDHLPTLWRGALAAPGTGTLEARAQAILAALEARGALFFAALHEAAGGGFPQDTVDALWTLVWQGLLTNDTLQPLRAHVGRATRERRGAARPFRSRRVAPPTAEGRWARLPVASGSATPTAWSAAMGQQLLTRYGLVTREVAAAENLPGGFSAIYDVFRTLEEGGRIRRGYFVTGVGAMQFATPAAVDLLRALRTSPESAEVAVLAATDPANPYGALVKWPEAPTGSGRGPTRSVGARVVLVDGHLAAWIGRGLKSLIVWLPEHEPDRTRHADALARVLPMTGTDRERRAANVLLAEINGGPALDSPIRPHLEAAGFVATSQGLQWRDATPASPATPRQRRPGRWQDLEPVTALEDLPPMADEDIAPIRWPRRPR, encoded by the coding sequence ATGACGCGCATGCCCCACCCGACCGCCGCCCTCCGTCCCTTCCACCCCATCGTCGCCCGCTGGTTCGCCGCGGCGTTCCCGGAGCCGACGCCGCCGCAGGCCAAGGGGTGGCCGGTGATCGCCCGGGGCGACCACACGCTGCTGTTGGCGCCGACCGGCAGCGGCAAGACCCTCACGGGGTTCCTGTGGGCGATCAACCGGCTGATGTTCGAGCCGCCGCCCGACACGCGCGACCGCTGCCGGGTGCTGTACCTGTCGCCGCTCAAGGCGCTGGCCGTGGACGTCGAGCGCAACCTCCGGGCGCCGCTGGCCGGCATCAGCCGCCTGGCGCGCGAGGACGGCGTGCCACACCACCTGCCGGAAGTGGCCATCCGCACCGGCGATACGCCGGCCGCCGACCGCGCGCGCTTCCAGCGCCACCCGGCCGACATCCTGATCACCACGCCGGAGTCGCTGTACCTGCTGCTCACGTCCAACGCCCGTGACGTGCTGCGGGGCATCCACACCGTGATCCTCGACGAGATTCACGCGATGGTCGCCACCAAGCGCGGCGCGCACCTCGCCCTGTCGCTCGAGCGCCTCGCCCACGTGTCGCGCGCGCCCTTCCAGCGTGTCGGGCTGTCGGCGACGCAGCGCCCGCTCGAGGAGGTCGCCCGCTTCCTCGGCGGCGCCGCCGATGCCGCCTCGTCGACTCCCGACTCCCGACTCCCGACTCCCGCCCCGTCGGCAGAGGGCGAGATCCACGACCAGTTCGCCGCCGGAGGCGGGCCGGCCCCGTGGCGGCCCGTGACGATCGTCGACGCCGGGCGCAAGCGGCAGTTGTCCCTGCACATCGAGGTACCCGTCGAGGACATGGCGCGGCTGACCCAGGTCGAGGCGATCACCAGTGGCCCAGCCGCCGCCGGGCCGCAGGCGCCGTCCATCTGGGCGGCGATCCACCCGCGCCTGCTCGAAGTGATCCGCGCACACACGTCGACGCTCCTGTTCGTGAACAGCCGTCGGCTCGCCGAGCGCCTGGCCGCGGCCATCAACGAGCTGGCCGGCGAGACGCTCGTGCGCGCGCACCACGGGTCCCTCGCGCGCGAGCAGCGCGTCGAGATCGAGGATGCCCTCAAGGCCGGGCGCCTCCGCGGGCTCGCGTGCACCTCGTCGCTGGAGCTCGGCATCGACATGGGGGCGGTGGACCTCGTGGTGCAGATCGAGGCGCCGCCGTCGGTGGCGAGCGGCCTGCAGCGCATCGGCCGCGCCGGGCACCGGGTCGACGCCACCAGCGAGGGCCTGATCTTCCCGAAGTACCGCGGCGACCTGCTTGCCTGCGCCGCCGCGGTGCGCGCGATGCGCGAGGGTCGGGTCGAGGCGACGCACATGCCGCGCAACCCGCTCGACGTGCTGGCCCAGCAGATCGTCGCGATGGTGGCGATGGACGACTGGCCGGTCGACGCGTTGTTCGCGCGCGTTCGGCAGGCGGCGCCCTTCGCGTCGCTGGCCCGTCCGATCTTCGACGGCGTGCTCGACATGCTGTCGGGCCGCTATCCGTCGGACGAGTTCGCCGAGCTGCGCCCGCGGCTCACGTGGGATCGCGTCGCGCAGACCCTCACCACGCGAGAGGGCGCCAGGCGCGTCGCCATCGCCAACGCCGGCACGATTCCCGACCGCGGACTGTACGGCGTGTTCCTCGCCGGCGCGTCGGCGGGGACGGCCCGCGTCGGCGAACTCGACGAGGAGATGGTGTTCGAGAGTCGCGTCGGCGAGACGTTCCTGCTCGGCGCCTCCACGTGGCGCATCGAGGACATCTCCCACGACCGCGTGCTGGTGTCGCCGGCGCCCGGCGAGCCCGGCAAGATGCCGTTCTGGAAGGGCGACGGCCCCGGGCGGCCGCTGGAGTTCGGACGCGAGATCGGCGCGCTGGTCCGGCAACTGCGGCGCGAGTCGCCCGAAGCCGCCGCGACACGACTCGTGGAGGAACACGACCTCGACGAGCGCGCCGCCAGCAACCTCGTGCAGTACCTCGCCGAGCAGGACGAGGCGACCGGGGCGGTGCCCGACGACCGGACGATCGTCATCGAACGGGTGCGCGACGAGCTCGGCGACTGGCGGCTCTGCCTGCTCTCACCGCTGGGCGGGCAGGTGCTCGCACCGTGGGCGATGGCGGTGATGGCCCGCCTGCGCGAGCAGTACGGCTACGACGTCGAGACGATGTGGGCCGACGATGGGTTCGTCGTGCGCTTCCCTGAGGGCGACGAGCCACCGGACCCGCAGTGGCTGGTGCCCGACGCCGACGAGGTCGAGTCGCTGGTCCTGCGGCAGCTCGGGTCGACGTCGCTCTTCGCGGCGCGGTTCCGCGAGTGCGCAGGTCGCGCCCTCCTGCTGCCACGGCGCCGCCCTGGCAAGCGCGCGCCGCTCTGGCAACAGCGCAAGCGCGCGCAGGACCTGCTCGGCGTCGCGGCGCGCTACGGATCGTTCCCCATCCTGCTCGAGACGTATCGCGAGTGCCTGCGCGACGTGTTCGACATCCCGGCGCTGATCGAGACGTTGCGGGCGGTGCAGGCACGGCAGGTGCGCGTGGTGCACGTCGAGACGCCGACGCCCTCGCCCTTCGCCGCCTCGCTGCTCTTCGGCTACGTCGCCAACTACCTGTACGACGGCGACGCGCCGCTGGCCGAGCGACGCGCCCAGGCACTGACGATCGACCAGTCGCAGCTGCAGGCGCTGCTCGGATCGGCCGAGCTCCGCGACCTGCTCGACGCCGACGCCCTCTCGGCACTCGAGGCGCAGCTCCAGTGCCTGCTGCCCGAGTACCGCGCCCGGACGCTCGACGGCCTCCACGACCTGCTGCTCCGGATCGGCGACCTCTCGCCGCAGCAGGTCCGCGCGCGGGTGGTCGACGAGGTGCCGGTCGACGCCGGCGACCAGTTGGTGCGCGCCCGCCGGGCAGTGTGGCTGACCATCGGCGGCGAGTCGCGCCTGGTGGCGATCGAGGATGCGGCACGCTATCGCGACGCGCTCGGGGTACCGCTCCCCCAGGGCGTGCCTGAGTCGCTGCTCGGCGCGCAACCGCAGGCCCTGCGCGATCTGGTGTCGCGATACGCGAGGACCCACGGTCCCTTCACGACCGACGACGTGGCGGCGCGCTTCGGGCTGGGGCGATCGACGGCCGACCTCGCGCTGCGCGCGCTCCTCGGCGAGGGGCGCCTGCTGGAAGGCGAGTTCCGCCCCGGCGGGCAGCACCAGGAGTGGTGTGACGCACAGGTCCTCTCGACCGTGCGGCGCCGGTCGCTGGCGCGGCTCCGTCACGCGGTGGAGCCGGTCGAGATGCCGGTGCTCGGACGGATGCTCACCCAGTGGCAGGGGGTGACGCGCCCGCGCCGCGGGCTCGACGCGCTGCTCGACGTGATCGAGACGCTGCAGGGCGTGCCGCTGCCCGCCTCGCTTCTGGAACGCGAGATCCTGCCGGCCCGCATCGAGCGCTACCAGCCCTCGGATCTCGACGCGCTGATCTCGGCGGGCGAGATCGTGTGGACCGGCGTGGAGCCGCTCGGCGAGCACGACGGGCGTGTGGCGCTGTACCTCACCGACCACCTGCCCACCCTGTGGCGCGGCGCACTGGCCGCCCCCGGCACCGGGACGCTCGAGGCCCGCGCCCAGGCCATCCTCGCGGCGCTCGAGGCCCGCGGCGCGCTGTTCTTCGCCGCGCTGCACGAGGCCGCGGGCGGCGGCTTCCCCCAGGACACCGTCGACGCGCTGTGGACCCTCGTGTGGCAGGGCCTGCTCACCAACGACACCCTGCAGCCGCTGCGCGCGCACGTCGGCCGCGCCACCAGGGAGCGGCGAGGCGCCGCCCGCCCGTTCCGCTCGCGGCGCGTGGCGCCACCGACCGCGGAAGGGCGCTGGGCGAGGCTGCCCGTGGCGAGCGGCAGCGCCACGCCAACCGCCTGGAGCGCCGCCATGGGTCAGCAGCTGCTGACGCGGTACGGCCTGGTCACGCGCGAGGTCGCGGCGGCCGAGAACCTGCCGGGCGGCTTCAGCGCCATCTACGACGTGTTCCGCACCCTGGAGGAGGGCGGCCGCATCCGCCGGGGCTACTTCGTCACCGGCGTCGGCGCCATGCAGTTCGCCACGCCGGCCGCCGTCGACCTGCTGCGGGCGCTGCGGACTTCACCGGAGTCGGCCGAGGTCGCCGTGCTCGCCGCCACCGACCCGGCCAACCCCTACGGGGCGCTGGTGAAATGGCCGGAGGCGCCCACGGGCAGCGGGCGTGGTCCCACGCGCAGCGTCGGGGCGCGCGTGGTGCTGGTCGATGGCCACCTCGCGGCGTGGATCGGCCGCGGCTTGAAGTCGCTGATCGTGTGGCTCCCCGAGCACGAGCCCGACCGCACGCGACACGCCGACGCCCTCGCACGCGTGCTGCCGATGACGGGTACCGACCGCGAGCGTCGGGCGGCCAACGTGCTGCTGGCCGAGATCAACGGCGGGCCGGCGCTCGACAGCCCGATACGGCCGCACCTCGAGGCCGCCGGGTTCGTCGCGACGTCGCAGGGCCTGCAATGGCGTGACGCGACGCCGGCGAGCCCGGCCACCCCGCGCCAGCGTCGTCCCGGACGGTGGCAGGACCTCGAGCCGGTCACCGCGCTCGAGGATCTCCCTCCGATGGCCGACGAGGACATCGCACCGATCCGTTGGCCGCGGCGGCCACGGTGA
- a CDS encoding M61 family metallopeptidase — MPRPFLALVLFLSCLSPMTTDAQPAGARPVRPDADAAISYTLRFPDAARHYVDVEATYPTAGQARIELMMPVWTPGSYLVREYARHVEAVEVTEPAGAKAPVKVRKNRWAIETGGAARVTVRYRVYGREMSVRTNWVESRYALLNGAATYLTLVGGLQRPHHVSLVLPQGWTRAMSGLPEAGGRFTAADFDTLVDSPIVAGDLKVYEFTQSGKPHYLVNVNEGGNWDGARAVGDVQKIVAEQEKLWGSLPYDKYVFINMITEAGGGLEHKNSTVLMTSRWAMGTRQSYLGWLGLVSHEFFHVWNVKRMRPAALGPFDYETENYSPSLWVSEGFTSYYGDLLVRRAGLSTDAEYANGLSNQIRALESTAGRLVQPVTQSSYDAWIKQYRPDENSGNTGISYYTKGAVIAALLDARIRFGTNSQKSLDDVMRLAYQRYSGAKGFTEAEFRAVVVEVGGESLRDVLVRALDTTQPLDYQPLLDAYGLQFAPSDSRATRGWLGIRTRVDAGRLVISEVQRGTPAAQAGLNVDDEIIAIGDYRVRAEQWDARLDQYPPTTKASILVARRDELVRLDVTFGQEPGNAWRLQARPNASTAQIATRTAWLTGR; from the coding sequence ATGCCACGCCCGTTCCTTGCGCTCGTCCTGTTCCTCTCCTGCCTGTCGCCCATGACCACCGACGCCCAGCCCGCCGGCGCCCGTCCCGTGCGCCCCGACGCCGACGCCGCCATCAGCTACACACTCCGCTTCCCTGACGCCGCGCGGCACTACGTGGACGTCGAGGCCACCTACCCGACGGCGGGACAGGCGCGCATCGAGTTGATGATGCCGGTCTGGACGCCGGGCTCCTACCTGGTCCGCGAGTACGCGCGCCATGTCGAGGCGGTCGAGGTGACCGAGCCTGCCGGGGCGAAGGCACCCGTCAAGGTCCGCAAGAACCGCTGGGCCATCGAAACGGGCGGCGCGGCACGCGTGACCGTCCGCTATCGGGTGTACGGCCGCGAGATGAGTGTCCGCACCAACTGGGTCGAGTCGCGCTATGCGCTGCTCAACGGCGCGGCCACCTACCTCACGCTGGTCGGCGGCCTGCAGCGGCCGCACCACGTGTCGCTGGTCCTGCCGCAGGGCTGGACGCGGGCCATGTCCGGGCTCCCGGAGGCGGGCGGGCGGTTCACCGCGGCCGACTTCGACACGCTCGTGGACAGCCCGATCGTGGCGGGCGACCTGAAGGTGTACGAGTTCACGCAGTCGGGCAAGCCGCACTACCTCGTCAACGTCAACGAGGGCGGCAACTGGGACGGCGCGCGGGCCGTCGGCGACGTGCAGAAGATCGTCGCCGAGCAGGAGAAGCTCTGGGGCTCGCTTCCTTACGACAAGTACGTGTTCATCAACATGATCACCGAGGCGGGAGGCGGCCTCGAGCACAAGAACTCCACCGTGCTCATGACCAGCCGTTGGGCGATGGGCACGCGCCAGTCGTACCTCGGCTGGCTGGGTCTGGTCAGCCACGAGTTCTTCCACGTGTGGAACGTCAAGCGGATGCGCCCGGCGGCGCTCGGGCCGTTCGACTACGAGACGGAGAACTACTCGCCGTCGCTGTGGGTTTCTGAAGGCTTCACGTCGTACTACGGCGACCTGCTGGTGCGTCGCGCCGGCCTGTCGACCGACGCCGAGTACGCCAACGGGCTCTCCAACCAGATCCGCGCGCTCGAGTCCACGGCCGGGCGCCTCGTCCAGCCGGTGACGCAGTCGTCCTACGACGCGTGGATCAAGCAGTACCGGCCCGACGAGAACTCGGGCAACACCGGCATCAGCTATTACACCAAGGGCGCGGTGATCGCGGCGTTGCTCGACGCCCGCATCCGCTTCGGCACCAACAGCCAGAAGTCCCTCGACGACGTGATGCGGCTCGCCTACCAGCGCTATTCGGGGGCGAAGGGCTTCACCGAGGCCGAGTTCCGGGCCGTCGTGGTGGAGGTCGGCGGCGAGTCGCTGCGCGACGTCCTCGTGCGCGCACTCGACACCACCCAGCCGCTCGACTACCAGCCGCTGCTCGACGCCTACGGCCTGCAGTTCGCGCCCAGCGACAGCCGGGCGACCAGGGGCTGGCTCGGCATCCGCACGCGGGTGGACGCCGGACGACTCGTGATCAGCGAGGTGCAGCGCGGCACGCCAGCGGCGCAGGCGGGCCTCAACGTCGACGACGAGATCATCGCGATCGGTGACTACCGGGTGCGCGCCGAGCAGTGGGATGCGCGCCTCGACCAGTACCCGCCGACCACGAAGGCCTCGATCCTGGTGGCGCGCCGCGACGAGCTGGTGAGGCTCGACGTCACGTTCGGCCAGGAGCCGGGCAACGCGTGGCGCCTGCAGGCGCGGCCCAACGCCAGCACCGCGCAGATCGCCACGCGTACCGCGTGGCTGACTGGAAGGTAA
- a CDS encoding Fpg/Nei family DNA glycosylase codes for MPEGDTIFRAARTLQTALAGHVVTRFETQYAQLARVHHDAPITGRTVERVEARGKHLLMHFSGIANLGSPIGTARDAGDHGTSVAGRAAGSTKRLRVDGPMVLRTHMLMSGSWHIYRVGEPWQRSPASARIVVGTEQFVAVAFTVPVAEFVEGAALEQHTPIARLGPDVLAPDFDAVEAIARLSADTRPTVAEALLDQSAVAGIGNVYKSELLFLAKLWPFTPPADVPLASWRRLVRDARALLRANVVDPREAGVLSYRGMRRTTGRSNPAERLYVYGRQGEPCRTCGTAILLRHHGEHNRSTYWCPHCQPETSAPAPEPGRG; via the coding sequence ATGCCCGAAGGCGACACCATCTTCCGCGCGGCGCGGACGCTGCAGACGGCCCTCGCGGGGCACGTGGTCACCCGCTTCGAGACGCAGTACGCGCAGCTGGCGCGCGTCCATCACGACGCGCCGATCACCGGCCGTACGGTGGAGCGCGTCGAGGCACGCGGGAAGCACCTGCTGATGCACTTCTCGGGGATCGCGAATCTCGGATCGCCGATCGGGACGGCGCGTGACGCCGGGGATCACGGGACGTCGGTCGCGGGTCGGGCGGCGGGGAGCACGAAACGCTTGCGGGTGGATGGCCCGATGGTGCTGCGGACGCACATGCTCATGTCCGGCTCGTGGCACATCTACCGCGTCGGCGAGCCGTGGCAGCGCTCCCCCGCCTCCGCCCGCATCGTCGTCGGCACGGAGCAGTTCGTGGCGGTGGCCTTCACCGTGCCGGTGGCGGAGTTCGTGGAGGGCGCGGCGCTCGAGCAGCACACGCCGATCGCGCGGCTCGGCCCCGACGTGCTCGCGCCGGATTTCGACGCCGTGGAGGCGATCGCCCGTCTTTCGGCCGATACGCGGCCGACGGTAGCCGAGGCGCTGCTCGACCAGTCCGCCGTCGCCGGCATCGGTAACGTGTACAAGAGCGAGCTGCTGTTCCTCGCGAAGCTGTGGCCGTTCACGCCGCCCGCCGACGTGCCCCTGGCGTCGTGGCGGCGACTGGTCAGAGATGCGCGAGCCCTGCTGCGCGCCAACGTGGTCGATCCGCGAGAGGCCGGCGTGCTCTCCTATCGAGGCATGCGTCGCACCACCGGCCGCTCCAATCCTGCCGAGCGCCTGTACGTGTACGGACGCCAGGGCGAGCCCTGTCGCACCTGCGGCACCGCCATCCTGCTGCGCCACCACGGCGAGCACAACCGATCGACATACTGGTGTCCGCACTGCCAGCCGGAGACGAGCGCGCCTGCGCCCGAGCCGGGCCGGGGCTGA
- a CDS encoding phosphatidylcholine/phosphatidylserine synthase, whose amino-acid sequence MSLARSAAALAVHAYTASGALIGWLALRSAWDHDPRTALLWLCLACFVDATDGFAARAVEVRRHASWIDGARLDDIVDFLTYVFVPLAVLWDQQLLAGPLGLMAVGAVLIASGLGFSNLHAKTEDHFFTGWPSYWNLIAVYAVAWQWNATGTAIFLMGLAALVFVPIKYVYPSRTATLMAPTLVFGAIWAVQVLLIIWWLPAPPAWLMWSSVAYPAYYFTLSLWLNVEGQKSRRAEE is encoded by the coding sequence ATGTCCCTGGCCCGGAGCGCTGCCGCCCTCGCCGTCCACGCCTACACGGCGTCGGGCGCCCTGATCGGCTGGCTGGCGCTCCGGAGTGCCTGGGACCACGATCCGCGCACGGCCCTGCTGTGGCTGTGCCTCGCCTGCTTCGTCGATGCCACCGATGGCTTCGCGGCGCGGGCCGTGGAGGTCCGTCGCCACGCCTCGTGGATCGACGGCGCCCGCCTCGACGACATCGTCGATTTCCTGACCTACGTGTTCGTGCCGCTGGCCGTGCTGTGGGACCAGCAACTGCTGGCGGGCCCGCTGGGCCTGATGGCCGTGGGGGCCGTACTCATCGCCAGCGGCCTCGGGTTCTCGAACCTGCACGCCAAGACCGAGGACCACTTCTTCACGGGGTGGCCGTCGTACTGGAACCTCATCGCCGTGTACGCGGTGGCCTGGCAGTGGAACGCGACGGGCACCGCGATCTTCCTGATGGGGCTGGCAGCCCTCGTATTCGTGCCCATCAAGTACGTCTATCCCTCGCGAACCGCCACATTGATGGCGCCGACGCTGGTCTTCGGCGCCATCTGGGCCGTCCAGGTCCTGCTGATCATCTGGTGGCTGCCCGCCCCTCCGGCGTGGCTGATGTGGAGCAGCGTCGCGTACCCGGCGTACTACTTCACGTTGAGCCTTTGGCTCAACGTGGAAGGGCAGAAGAGTAGAAGGGCAGAAGAGTAG